In the Platichthys flesus chromosome 14, fPlaFle2.1, whole genome shotgun sequence genome, CACACTAAAACTGTCTTCTGGACTCACCACATCAAATTGTTGATGTAGCATCGTGTTCAGCTCGACTCAGTTCACactttattgattcatttgattgattgattgactttttCATGACAAGTGGAAAAGATTGACAAGCTCCTGTGAATAATCTCAACTGACCCTGAGGCCCCTGAGGAAGCTTTGACCTTTTACGTGTTATTGTCTAAGTTCTGTGACAAGCGTTCATATTCAGTCCTGTTCTTTTTTCGTTTAGTTTTGTCTAATGAAGTTAAATCCATCACACATGACCTCATCACTGGAACTCTTCCTGTCTATCAGGTTCGTAAGTACAGGACGATGACGGAGCTCATCGTGGACGCCATCGAGTTTGTGAAGAATCCATACAAAGGAAAGAAACTGAAGGTGAGTGAACGGAGTCGGCTCACATAACATTAAGAAGAAAAGTCTCCAACCGATGAACACTAACGTCAACTCTTCTCTTCAGACTCACCCAGATTTCCCTAAAAAACCTCTGACCCCCTACTTTCGCTTCTTCATGGAGAAACGAGCGAAATATGCAAAAATCCACCCGGAGATGAGCAACTTGGATCTCACCAAGATTCTCTCCAAGAAATACAAAGAGCTGCCCGACAAGAAGAAGGTTTGACAAGCCTCaacgaccaatcacagctcagatACAAGTCACGGTCaacgaccaatcacagctcagatACAAGTCACGGTCAACGACCAATCACAGCTTAGTCCGATCCACAGCTAATACCAGCTTGCGATAATCATCATAATTAATAAcgttttattttcctgcagcAAAAATACATCACAGAGTTTCAACGAGAGAAAGAAGAGTTTGAGAAGAACATGGCTCGATTCAAGTACGTTAACTAACCCGTTAATTAGCTATCCACTTACGTTAACTAAACTTTTTAATAACTGTCAGCTAATGTTGACCGACCTATTTCTGAACTACAGTCAAACAGTTGAAGGTAGTGAACTGTAAAACAAAGTGATGTAGCGTGTGGTGTTAGCATTATGGTGCTAACGTCAGCTGACCTGCAGGGAGCAGCATCcggagctgatggaggagaggaagaagtcCGATCTGCCGGAGAAACCGAAAACTCCACAACAGCTGTGGTACAACCACGAGAAGAAGACGTACATGAAGCTGCATCCAGaggtacacacacgcacacacacacgtacacacccacacacgtacacaagTCTGTGTGAAGAAGCACAGGATCTGAAGTAGAAGATGGATGTGGATCATGTTCTGGATCAGAACATATGAATGACAGCTGTGTAGGCAACATGCTAACTGACGTGTGTCGTGTTTCAGGTTAGTCcaaaggagctgaaggaggcgCTGAGGAGACAGTGGTCCCAGCTCTCCGACAAGAGACGGCTGAAGTGGATCAGCAAGGCCCTTGAGCTGCAGAAGGACTACGAGGTACCAGACCTGAACCAGACATACACCAGACCTGAACCAGACCTGAGACTCATAAAACAGACCTGAACCAGACCTACACCAGACCTGAACCAGACATACACCAGACCTGAACCAGACATACACCAGACCTGAACCAGACATACACCAGACCTGAACCAGACATACACCAGACCTGAACCAGACCTGAGACTCATAAAACAGACCTGAACCAGACCTACACCAGACCTGAACCAGACATACACCAGACCTGACATACACCAGACCTGAACCAGACATACACCAGACCTGAACCAGACCTGAGACTCATAAAACAGACCTGAACCAGACCTACACCAGACCTGAACCAGACATACACCAGACCTGAACCAGACATATACCAGACCTGAACCAGACCTGAACCAGACCTGAGCCAGAAATGAaccaaaagtgtgtgtgtgtgtgtgtgtgtaggacagTATGAGAGCATATCATGAAGCTCATCCAGATGTGAACTCAGATGATCACGTTCGTTCCGTCCTCACCAAAGCAGAGCGACAACTGAAGGACAAGTTCGATGGCAGACCGACAAAACCACCACCGTGAGTCGTGATctacaaacaacaaacaccacAGTAACGACAACAAACAGATCAAACATGACGAGCTTACAAATTACAGTAGTAAGTGTCAATGAATGTGTGTAATGGTTTGTATTATACACTATATGTTTAAGACGATGCTAACAGGCTGACACACATGGCACAAGCTAGCTGATTGCTGGTATGGCTaattgtggttgtgtttgtggctAGTAATGGCTACTCTCTGTACTGTGCGGAGCTGATGGTGAACATGAAGGACGTCCCCAGCACCGAGCGCATGGTGCTCTGCAGTAAACAGTGGAAAGTTATGAcgcaaaaagagaaagatatgTTCCAGAAACGCTGCGAGCAGGTCGGTATCAACATGCTTATGTCACACCAGCATTCGCGTCATGTGACTGAGAAGTGACGTCATGCGTCTGATCTGTGTCTGACCAGAAAAAGAAGCAGTACGACGTGGACCTGAAGAGGTTTCTGGAGGTACGTCATGTCAACACACAAGTCAGTCATCCAGAGTCAAACACCAATGAAGCacaaacattaatataaaaaactgttttgtggGGGGAGGGACTAACTTAAAACCAGGATGTCTTGTGATGTCACACTAACTCAGAACAGCGGATGAGCCAATGAAAGGATTGGAGCTCATAGAGTCATTGTTTGTTCAGAGTCTGCCAGAAGAGGAACGAGACCGGGTCCTGACAGAGGAGAAACCGGGCGGGGGCAGGttgagtgtgggtgtggcttCCAGCCCTCGCCGAGCCAAGTCTCCGTCTCTCAAGGTCACAAATCACTTCATTAAATCTGAAGTCCTATATCTCTGTTACTGGAAGCTAACATGGGGGCGCTGTTTCTCATTTTACTCCAGGGTCGGTGTCGGGAGGTGGAGCCAGAAACGTGGGTAGCTGCCGGAACGCCAAAAGAAAGACGGGACGGGAAGAAGACGGCGAAGCTTCCAGAGACACcaaaaacagcagaagaaaTGTGGCAGCACAGCGTGATCGGAGATTATTTAGTAAAATACAGAGTGAGTTTTATTGTTTCATCATCTGAAGAGAAAATATCAAATGCCACAATTTGATGTAATGAAGAGAAATGatccaacaacctgctgctaacgACCTAAACCGGCTGCTAACGACCTAAACCTGCTGCtaacaacctgctgctaacgACCTAAACCCGCTGCTAACGACTTAAACCTGCTGCtaacaacctgctgctaacgACCTAAACCCGCTGCTAACGACTTAAACCTGCTGCtaacaacctgctgctaacgACCTAAACCCGCTGCTAACGACTTAAACCTGCTGCtaacaacctgctgctaacaacctaaacctgctgctaacaacctgctgctaacaACCTAAATCCGCTGCTAACGACTTAAACCCGCTGCtaacaacctgctgctaacgACCTAAACCGGCTGCTAACGACCTAAACCTGCTGCtaacaacctgctgctaacgACCTAAACCCGCTGCTAACGACTTAAACCTGCTGCtaacaacctgctgctaacaacctaaacctgctgctaacaacctgctgctaacaACCTTAATCCGCTGCTAACGACTTAAACCCGCTGCTAACGACCTAAACCTGCTGCtaacaacctgctgctaacaACCTAAACCTGCTGCTAACAACCTAAACCCGCTGCTAACGACCTAAACCGGCTGCtaacaacctgctgctaacaACCTAAACCCGCTGCTAACGACCTAAACCTGCTGCTAACGACCTAAACCTGCTGCTAACAACCTAAACCCGCTGCTAACGACTTAAACCCGCTGCTAACGACCTAAACCTGCTGCtaacaacctgctgctaacaACCTAAACCTGCTGCTAACAACCTAAACCCGCTGCTAACGACCTAAACCTGCTGCtaacaacctgctgctaacaacctgctgctaacgACCTAAACCTGCTGCTAACGACCTAAACCTGCTGCAAACAACCTAAACCTGCTGCTAACGACCTAAACCTGCTGCTAACGACCTAAACCCGCTGCTAACGACCCAAACCCGCTGCTTATGGCCTAAACCCGCTGCTAACTACCTAAACCCGCTGCCTAACGACCTAAACCCGCTGGCTAACGACCCAAACCCGCTGCTAACGACCCAAACCTGCTGCTAACGACCTAAACCTGCTTCTAATGACCTAAACCTGCTGCtaacaacctgctgctaacgAACTAAACCTGCTGCTAACGACCCAAACCCGCTGCTAACGACCTTAACCCGCTGCtaacaacctgctgctaacaCCCGCTGCTAACATCCTAAACCCGCTGCTAATGACCTAAACCCGCTGCTAACCACCTAAACCTGCTGCTAACGACCCAAACCCGCTGCTAACGACCTTAACCCGCTGCtaacaacctgctgctaacaCCCGCTGCTAACAACCTAAACCCGCTGCTAATGACCTAAACCCGCTGCTAACCACCTTAACCTGCTGCTAACGACCTAAACCCGCTGCTAACGACCTAAACCCGCTGCTAACGACCTAAACCCACTACTAAGAATCTTAACCCGCTTCTAACGACTGCTGCTAACACCCGCTGCTAACGACCTAAACCCGCTGCTAACGACCTAAACCTGCTGCTAACAACCTAAACCTGCTGCtaacaacctgctgctaacaACCTAAATCCGCTGCTAACGACTTAAACCCGCTGCTAACGACCTAAACCTGCTGCTTATGGCCTAAACCCGCTGCTAACTACCTAAACCCGCTGGCTAACGACCTAAACCCGCTGGCTAACGACCCAAACCCGCTGCTAACGACCCAAACCTGCTGCTAACGACCTAAACCTGCTGCTAACGACCTAAACCTGCTGCtaacaacctgctgctaacgAACTAAACCTGCTGCTAACGACCCAAACCCGCTGCTAACGACCTTAACCCGCTGCtaacaacctgctgctaacaCCCGCTGCTAACATCCTAAACCCGCTGCTAATGACCTAAACCCGCTGCTAACCACCTAAACCTGCTGCTAACGACCCAAACCCGCTGCTAACGACCTTAACCCGCTGCtaacaacctgctgctaacaCCCGCTGCTAACCACCTAAACCCGCTGCTAACGACCTAAACCCACTACTAAGAATCTAAACCCGCTTCTAACGACTGCTGCTAACAACCGCTGCTAACGACCTAAACCCGCTGCTAACGACCTAAACCTAATAAGGGGCAATTTAGCACtcagtattttgcccaagggcacttcggcatagggaagactgggatcCGGCCGCTCTAACCCTTGATGAATAATTACCTCCAGGACGTAAACGCGGTcattctgctgcttcacactgaAAGTGACGCCACCCTGTGCTGGTCATGTGTTCGTGTCTCAGAGCGACCGCAGGAAGACGCAGGCGGCGATGGAGGCCACTTGGAAGTCgatggagaaaaaggagaagattCCGTGGATCAAGAGGGCGGCGGAGGACCAGAAGCGTTTTGAGGTTCAGTACCAGCATGTGGTCAGTGAGCCACGCTCCGCCCCTAGCCCTGACCCTTCCCCGACATGACGTTGTGTCGGTGACAGTgcgtttgttgatttgtgttgtaCTGACTGTTGCTCTCCTGCAGAGGGAGCTGTTGGAGATGAGGGCTCCGGCCGCAGGTCCGACTCAGAGGAAACCCAAGTTTGACGGAGAACCAAAGAAACCTCCAGTGTGAGTGATTTAACGGAACGTGACGAGAACATGCAACCGAACATGAGAAGTGAAAtaatttttatttgactgatttaaatacagattataTAACATGAGAAGTTTTATAACATTATAAAGATCTTAAATATGACAACTCATCGTGTGAagcacatttttattgattaataATTATGGATCAGTCAATATATTCAACTTCTCATGGGGTTAAAGGGTTAAATACGATGAACTGGAGTAATCCCCACCCCCTGTCTTCGGTCTCGTCCAATAGGAGCGGGTATCAGATGTTCTCCCAGGAGCTGCTGACCAATGGCGAGCTGAACCACTTCAGTCTGAAGGAGCGGATGGTGGAGATCGGGAAGCGTTGGCACAAACTGAGTCAGAGTCAGAAAGACAAGTACAagaagcaggtggaggagcagcaggtggagTACAAGGCCGAGCTGGAGGCCTGGGTCAAGGTAGGACGAGTGACCTCATCACGGTCAATAACTTCAAACACTTGTTTTTCATTCGTTAATTCAGTGTTCATCAAACGTTGTCTTCTTCtgcttcagtctctctctcctcaggacCGAGCCGTCTACCAGGAGTTCTCTTCCTCAGTGAGTTGTCttcacctgcagggggcagctTGCTCCACGCGAGTTCATAATTAAACTTAACTCTTGGTTAACATAATATTAGTAGAAATGAAGCCTGAGTAACATGAATACTGTGTCCGATGGCTTCTGCGATATTAGCACTAGGGCTGCACTGAtagattatttgttttaatcgaTTAATCTAACGATAATTTATTACTtgattaatataataatgtatttatcaaaaatagaatacaaaaacttgtcatttatatttatttaatcatctcttaaatacaaacaaatctgaCAAAAACCAAATGTGCCCTGGAAGTCATTGGACATTAGAGCTTGATGGGCCAAGCTCTAATATAGGACAATCTACATTTAGCTcaaattaatacatttgtgtccccatttcttcttttacctaATATATAACTAcattacaaatataaacaatctCAACAAACATGAACAACTAAACAGCTTGAACTTTCCTCTGCCAGGATTCACTACCGTAAAGACGGGAAAAGCAGCGCAGGTTAAAATAGAAGCGCTCGGTCGCATCTGATAACGGGTCTGGATCTGTGCAGAGCGGCTTCTGGGTCCGGACCTCGATGATCGTGGGCCTGCTCAACAGTTGACTGCGTGCTTCCTGTGTGCAGCCCTACTTAGCCCCACTGAAAAGTTTCTTTAGGAGATAGCTTAACTAATGTTTGGGATATAATCTGTTTCCCTGAGGTGTCATTGATTGATCCATCTAACCGCTGCTAATGCAACATGAGCTAACACATTAGCGGTAGATtcagtgttagggttagggttagtaatACTAATGTATGTTTACATGAAAGACTTTGacatgaattattaatattaaataatgaattgcATACAACAATCGCTAagtggctctgtgt is a window encoding:
- the ubtfl gene encoding upstream binding transcription factor, like isoform X3, giving the protein MCLVFVSLQRPRLGAAVSGFILRLCPHAFPGVPPPAALGGVSYRTRRSFCRIRFDLTPRGLTLKNTHFESPEIILTSPVVCSVNPGFCLSRKEGGACCVMNGSSSLSASQSSRVKNGPDDWSKEDCLTLLERIRSLLPDVDSMKYKTTESHFDWEKVCFGSFTGDMCRQKWQKVSTEVRKYRTMTELIVDAIEFVKNPYKGKKLKTHPDFPKKPLTPYFRFFMEKRAKYAKIHPEMSNLDLTKILSKKYKELPDKKKQKYITEFQREKEEFEKNMARFKEQHPELMEERKKSDLPEKPKTPQQLWYNHEKKTYMKLHPEVSPKELKEALRRQWSQLSDKRRLKWISKALELQKDYEDSMRAYHEAHPDVNSDDHVRSVLTKAERQLKDKFDGRPTKPPPNGYSLYCAELMVNMKDVPSTERMVLCSKQWKVMTQKEKDMFQKRCEQKKKQYDVDLKRFLESLPEEERDRVLTEEKPGGGRLSVGVASSPRRAKSPSLKGRCREVEPETWVAAGTPKERRDGKKTAKLPETPKTAEEMWQHSVIGDYLVKYRSDRRKTQAAMEATWKSMEKKEKIPWIKRAAEDQKRFERELLEMRAPAAGPTQRKPKFDGEPKKPPVSGYQMFSQELLTNGELNHFSLKERMVEIGKRWHKLSQSQKDKYKKQVEEQQVEYKAELEAWVKSLSPQDRAVYQEFSSSKRRSTTKARSSPAAKVHVTAKGKAVGSRAATPGVSVGKRAMAYRATQDMSDTDEDEKSSSDSDEDDETSGSTDSDDENDDDDDEDQTSSEESSDSDSD
- the ubtfl gene encoding upstream binding transcription factor, like isoform X4, producing the protein MNGSSSLSASQSSRVKNGPDDWSKEDCLTLLERIRSLLPDVDSMKYKTTESHFDWEKVCFGSFTGDMCRQKWQKVSTEVRKYRTMTELIVDAIEFVKNPYKGKKLKTHPDFPKKPLTPYFRFFMEKRAKYAKIHPEMSNLDLTKILSKKYKELPDKKKQKYITEFQREKEEFEKNMARFKEQHPELMEERKKSDLPEKPKTPQQLWYNHEKKTYMKLHPEVSPKELKEALRRQWSQLSDKRRLKWISKALELQKDYEDSMRAYHEAHPDVNSDDHVRSVLTKAERQLKDKFDGRPTKPPPNGYSLYCAELMVNMKDVPSTERMVLCSKQWKVMTQKEKDMFQKRCEQKKKQYDVDLKRFLESLPEEERDRVLTEEKPGGGRLSVGVASSPRRAKSPSLKGRCREVEPETWVAAGTPKERRDGKKTAKLPETPKTAEEMWQHSVIGDYLVKYRSDRRKTQAAMEATWKSMEKKEKIPWIKRAAEDQKRFEVQYQHVRELLEMRAPAAGPTQRKPKFDGEPKKPPVSGYQMFSQELLTNGELNHFSLKERMVEIGKRWHKLSQSQKDKYKKQVEEQQVEYKAELEAWVKSLSPQDRAVYQEFSSSKRRSTTKARSSPAAKVHVTAKGKAVGSRAATPGVSVGKRAMAYRATQDMSDTDEDEKSSSDSDEDDETSGSTDSDDENDDDDDEDQTSSEESSDSDSD
- the ubtfl gene encoding upstream binding transcription factor, like isoform X1 — protein: MCLVFVSLQRPRLGAAVSGFILRLCPHAFPGVPPPAALGGVSYRTRRSFCRIRFDLTPRGLTLKNTHFESPEIILTSPVVCSVNPGFCLSRKEGGACCVMNGSSSLSASQSSRVKNGPDDWSKEDCLTLLERIRSLLPDVDSMKYKTTESHFDWEKVCFGSFTGDMCRQKWQKVSTEVRKYRTMTELIVDAIEFVKNPYKGKKLKTHPDFPKKPLTPYFRFFMEKRAKYAKIHPEMSNLDLTKILSKKYKELPDKKKQKYITEFQREKEEFEKNMARFKEQHPELMEERKKSDLPEKPKTPQQLWYNHEKKTYMKLHPEVSPKELKEALRRQWSQLSDKRRLKWISKALELQKDYEDSMRAYHEAHPDVNSDDHVRSVLTKAERQLKDKFDGRPTKPPPNGYSLYCAELMVNMKDVPSTERMVLCSKQWKVMTQKEKDMFQKRCEQKKKQYDVDLKRFLESLPEEERDRVLTEEKPGGGRLSVGVASSPRRAKSPSLKGRCREVEPETWVAAGTPKERRDGKKTAKLPETPKTAEEMWQHSVIGDYLVKYRSDRRKTQAAMEATWKSMEKKEKIPWIKRAAEDQKRFEVQYQHVRELLEMRAPAAGPTQRKPKFDGEPKKPPVSGYQMFSQELLTNGELNHFSLKERMVEIGKRWHKLSQSQKDKYKKQVEEQQVEYKAELEAWVKSLSPQDRAVYQEFSSSKRRSTTKARSSPAAKVHVTAKGKAVGSRAATPGVSVGKRAMAYRATQDMSDTDEDEKSSSDSDEDDETSGSTDSDDENDDDDDEDQTSSEESSDSDSD
- the ubtfl gene encoding upstream binding transcription factor, like isoform X2; amino-acid sequence: MCLVFVSLQRPRLGAAVSGFILRLCPHAFPGVPPPAALGGVSYRTRRSFCRIRFDLTPRGLTLKNTHFESPEIILTSPVVCSVNPGFCLSRKEGGACCVMNGSSSLSASQSSRVKNGPDDWSKEDCLTLLERIRSLLPDVDSMKYKTTESHFDWEKVCFGSFTGDMCRQKWQKVSTEVRKYRTMTELIVDAIEFVKNPYKGKKLKTHPDFPKKPLTPYFRFFMEKRAKYAKIHPEMSNLDLTKILSKKYKELPDKKKQKYITEFQREKEEFEKNMARFKEQHPELMEERKKSDLPEKPKTPQQLWYNHEKKTYMKLHPEVSPKELKEALRRQWSQLSDKRRLKWISKALELQKDYEDSMRAYHEAHPDVNSDDHVRSVLTKAERQLKDKFDGRPTKPPPNGYSLYCAELMVNMKDVPSTERMVLCSKQWKVMTQKEKDMFQKRCEQKKKQYDVDLKRFLESLPEEERDRVLTEEKPGGGRLSVGVASSPRRAKSPSLKGRCREVEPETWVAAGTPKERRDGKKTAKLPETPKTAEEMWQHSVIGDYLVKYRSDRRKTQAAMEATWKSMEKKEKIPWIKRAAEDQKRFEVQYQHVRELLEMRAPAAGPTQRKPKFDGEPKKPPVSGYQMFSQELLTNGELNHFSLKERMVEIGKRWHKLSQSQKDKYKKQVEEQQVEYKAELEAWVKSLSPQDRAVYQEFSSSKRRSTTKARSSPAAKVHVTAKGKAVGSRAATPGVSVGKRAMAYRATDMSDTDEDEKSSSDSDEDDETSGSTDSDDENDDDDDEDQTSSEESSDSDSD